A stretch of Desulfitobacterium dichloroeliminans LMG P-21439 DNA encodes these proteins:
- a CDS encoding sensor domain-containing diguanylate cyclase yields the protein MPGKIGELIDKIIEDRAKGNSAIAEMTKAELILKGIYSDKYDNNCSDEPEILEKLINIRNQWNCKELNKDGCNFKLAFSKGDTEGEVILDIQSQLSNCNEIKFSSNILENMKVRLLKSGDIVQETQKAIEEKKQALGKRLTGILSFDCLYRRLELDQKQKDIVEEYGEIFKSIFTVGCYTYGEVNIGYMNQTSNMLIFEYEDRGQSETQDDYDYVYNNDNQRLTEANRKLEGEVANLRHKLEMATQELKIFNIMLEEDITGRTEREEYIKHLCYHDELTGLYNRRFYEEAIKRLDNVNNLPISIIIGDVNNLKMINDTLGHAKGDEILQKSAIALKESCRGDDIIVRFGGDEFVILLPQTSQEKAEKIVKRIGECSSKQFVSDVPVSISLGSDTKENTDKSIAEVFNNAENLMYKQKMNLKHI from the coding sequence ATGCCAGGTAAGATAGGAGAATTAATAGATAAGATTATTGAAGATAGGGCAAAAGGCAACTCAGCTATAGCAGAAATGACAAAAGCTGAATTAATCTTAAAAGGAATTTATTCTGATAAATATGACAATAATTGTAGTGACGAACCTGAAATTCTTGAAAAATTAATTAATATAAGGAATCAGTGGAATTGTAAAGAACTTAATAAGGATGGCTGCAATTTTAAGCTAGCCTTTTCAAAAGGGGATACTGAAGGTGAAGTTATCTTAGATATTCAAAGTCAACTGAGTAACTGTAATGAGATAAAATTTAGCAGCAATATTCTGGAGAATATGAAAGTTAGATTACTTAAATCAGGAGATATTGTACAAGAAACCCAAAAAGCCATAGAGGAAAAAAAGCAGGCTTTAGGTAAAAGACTTACCGGCATCTTAAGTTTTGATTGTTTATATCGTAGGTTGGAACTGGATCAGAAGCAGAAGGATATAGTTGAAGAATATGGTGAAATATTCAAGAGTATTTTTACAGTAGGTTGTTATACCTATGGTGAGGTTAATATAGGATATATGAACCAGACTTCTAATATGTTAATTTTTGAATACGAAGACAGAGGGCAAAGTGAGACTCAGGATGATTATGATTATGTATACAACAATGATAATCAGCGATTAACTGAAGCAAATCGTAAATTAGAAGGGGAAGTGGCGAATCTTAGACACAAGCTTGAGATGGCTACTCAGGAACTGAAAATATTTAACATTATGTTGGAAGAAGATATCACTGGCAGGACAGAAAGAGAAGAGTATATAAAGCATTTATGTTATCACGATGAATTAACGGGTCTTTATAACCGTAGGTTCTATGAAGAGGCAATCAAAAGGTTGGATAACGTAAATAATTTGCCTATATCAATTATTATAGGAGATGTCAATAATTTAAAGATGATTAATGATACATTGGGTCATGCTAAAGGAGATGAAATTCTACAAAAATCTGCGATTGCCTTGAAAGAATCGTGTCGCGGTGATGATATCATTGTACGTTTTGGTGGTGATGAATTTGTCATTTTGCTACCCCAGACTTCCCAAGAGAAGGCTGAGAAAATAGTTAAGCGCATAGGAGAATGTTCCTCCAAGCAATTTGTAAGCGATGTTCCTGTTAGTATTTCTTTGGGTTCGGATACAAAAGAGAATACCGATAAGAGTATAGCAGAAGTATTTAACAATGCTGAAAATTTAATGTATAAACAAAAAATGAATTTAAAGCATATTTAA
- the nrfH gene encoding cytochrome c nitrite reductase small subunit, producing the protein MKYSGAEHEKTDTQGGKPKKTSRKTLVIGLLAVLCLTAVIGVQGVHALTKDPSYCVSCHVMEPVYGTWSHSSHREIVGCNDCHTDQTNYATKTYTKITSGVQHLYHNTFSDVPDSIRMNEKNNEMVQNNCLKCHQDVVRNISMDPSRQCFDCHRYTPHSNYR; encoded by the coding sequence ATGAAATATAGCGGGGCGGAACATGAAAAAACCGATACTCAAGGTGGCAAACCCAAAAAAACATCTAGGAAAACATTAGTTATTGGTCTTTTGGCAGTATTGTGTCTCACAGCAGTTATAGGTGTTCAAGGAGTACACGCGCTTACAAAGGATCCTAGTTATTGTGTCTCTTGTCATGTTATGGAGCCTGTTTATGGAACGTGGAGCCATTCATCACACAGGGAAATAGTCGGTTGTAACGATTGTCATACCGATCAAACCAACTATGCGACAAAGACGTATACCAAAATTACCTCAGGAGTTCAACATCTTTATCACAATACCTTTAGTGATGTTCCTGACAGCATTCGAATGAACGAGAAAAACAACGAAATGGTTCAGAATAACTGCTTAAAATGTCATCAAGATGTGGTAAGAAATATAAGCATGGATCCTAGTCGACAATGTTTTGATTGTCACCGCTATACTCCACATAGTAATTATCGTTAA
- a CDS encoding pyruvate, water dikinase regulatory protein, with amino-acid sequence MPVIYIISDALGETAEYVSRAAAAQFSGVRTKIRKIPYVQDEIHIDEIIEEAVKEQAIIVYTLVVKRLRTYLEEKAQELGLDTVDILGPLINILADKTNLAPSYTPNVTHLLDEQYFRKVEAIEFAVKYDDGKDPRGVLLADVVLIGVSRTSKTPLSMYLAHKGIKAANIPLVPEVSPPQELFQISGQKVVGLTLKPDLLNQIRTERLRTLGLGASADYANYQRIVEELEYARGIMRKVSCPVIDATGKAIEETASRILEILYKGDRND; translated from the coding sequence ATGCCTGTCATATATATTATTTCGGATGCTTTAGGAGAAACCGCAGAATATGTGAGTCGAGCGGCGGCAGCTCAATTTTCGGGTGTCCGAACAAAAATTCGTAAAATCCCTTATGTACAGGATGAGATACACATCGATGAAATCATTGAAGAAGCGGTTAAAGAACAAGCTATTATTGTGTATACCCTCGTTGTCAAAAGGCTGCGTACATACTTAGAAGAAAAAGCGCAAGAACTTGGCCTAGATACTGTAGATATACTGGGACCACTGATTAACATTCTAGCAGATAAGACCAACCTTGCGCCCAGTTACACTCCGAACGTGACTCACCTCTTAGATGAACAATATTTCCGCAAGGTGGAGGCCATTGAATTCGCAGTAAAATATGATGACGGAAAAGACCCGCGGGGTGTGCTGTTAGCCGATGTCGTGCTAATTGGAGTGTCGCGGACCTCTAAAACTCCTTTAAGCATGTATTTGGCTCATAAAGGAATCAAGGCGGCCAATATTCCGCTGGTTCCGGAAGTATCTCCTCCTCAGGAGCTTTTCCAGATTTCCGGACAAAAAGTAGTAGGACTTACCTTAAAGCCTGATTTATTGAACCAGATCAGGACCGAGCGTCTAAGAACTTTAGGGTTAGGCGCTAGTGCTGATTATGCTAACTACCAGCGGATTGTTGAAGAATTGGAATATGCTCGAGGAATTATGCGGAAAGTAAGTTGCCCAGTCATCGATGCGACCGGGAAAGCGATTGAGGAGACAGCTTCCAGGATATTAGAAATCTTATATAAGGGGGATCGCAATGACTAA
- a CDS encoding type II toxin-antitoxin system RelE/ParE family toxin, producing MYKLKVSELAHQDLDKIVSYIAVQLANPKAAGDFLDEVDTCYGYLKSSPLMYAKCQDKRLEKEGYRKLTIKNYVLVYKIDEVSKTVNILRFFYGAQDYVNLI from the coding sequence ATGTATAAGTTAAAGGTTTCTGAGTTAGCGCATCAAGATTTGGATAAGATCGTTTCATATATTGCTGTACAATTAGCCAATCCAAAGGCAGCAGGTGATTTCCTAGATGAAGTGGATACATGTTATGGTTATTTGAAGAGTAGCCCTTTGATGTATGCAAAATGTCAAGATAAACGGCTGGAGAAAGAGGGTTATCGCAAGTTAACGATTAAAAATTATGTACTTGTGTATAAAATTGATGAGGTCTCCAAAACTGTCAACATTTTACGCTTCTTCTACGGGGCGCAGGATTATGTAAATCTGATATAG
- a CDS encoding ATP-binding protein encodes MSALLPDFLRGTVTDIMNILLMLTLLQAKYSKKVTGLGMAGILIVNLLVNGFGYLTGNLTLLAKLDFILWLVICFGARPLFRDSFMQWLFSVLTVWNLSMCVIVLSFSLSRLMPYPMYANTLVRLVLYAGILLLLHGYVRPLYRQIVESWNVFFYVAVALTAALSFYFVSGEDVVRTLTEQAVPIHLLVLVTVAVYVSIGFSLKTLSREYALREENLRMQNSQELLHVSASAMEDRINLLDASRQQSCIADHDRRHFNNTLLELLEQHKTEDAIAFLKQQSSKASAKVISYCENTAVNAAVCYYAGLAEDKNITTEMSLDIPNALPVDSLELAMVISNLIENAIQACEGVEKDRERTIRFICRQVGRLALEISNPCAVAVLDEKGHPIATKNGHGAGTKSVLAFVEKYDGEILYQIADDIFRVRMLV; translated from the coding sequence ATGAGCGCTTTGCTTCCCGATTTTTTACGCGGTACGGTAACTGACATCATGAACATCTTGTTGATGCTCACGCTGCTTCAGGCAAAGTATAGTAAAAAAGTAACAGGTCTTGGGATGGCAGGCATTTTGATCGTCAATTTGCTAGTGAACGGATTCGGTTACCTTACCGGGAACCTCACATTGCTGGCCAAGCTAGACTTTATTTTATGGCTGGTCATTTGCTTTGGTGCACGTCCCTTGTTCCGGGACAGCTTTATGCAGTGGTTGTTTAGCGTCCTCACCGTGTGGAACCTAAGTATGTGCGTTATAGTGCTTAGTTTCTCTCTTTCTCGGTTGATGCCCTATCCCATGTATGCCAATACACTGGTGCGGCTGGTGCTGTATGCCGGGATTTTACTCCTGCTACACGGGTATGTCCGCCCCTTGTATCGGCAAATAGTGGAGTCTTGGAACGTGTTTTTTTACGTGGCGGTAGCTCTTACAGCTGCCCTATCCTTTTATTTTGTCAGTGGAGAGGATGTCGTCCGTACTCTCACCGAACAGGCGGTGCCAATCCATCTTCTTGTTCTCGTTACAGTGGCGGTCTATGTATCTATCGGCTTTTCCCTTAAAACCCTTTCTCGCGAGTATGCTCTGCGGGAGGAAAACCTGAGGATGCAAAACAGTCAGGAGCTGTTACACGTGTCGGCTTCCGCTATGGAAGATCGGATCAATCTGTTGGATGCGTCCCGTCAGCAAAGCTGTATTGCCGACCATGACCGCCGCCATTTCAACAACACCCTACTGGAGCTGTTGGAGCAGCATAAAACCGAGGACGCCATTGCCTTTCTCAAGCAGCAGTCCAGTAAGGCATCAGCCAAAGTGATAAGTTACTGCGAAAATACGGCGGTAAATGCTGCTGTGTGCTATTATGCAGGGCTAGCGGAGGACAAAAACATCACCACTGAGATGAGTCTGGATATCCCCAACGCCCTGCCGGTGGATTCGCTGGAGTTGGCCATGGTGATTTCCAATCTGATAGAAAATGCCATTCAAGCCTGTGAAGGCGTGGAAAAAGACAGAGAGAGGACGATCCGGTTCATCTGCCGCCAGGTAGGCAGGCTCGCCCTGGAGATCAGCAACCCCTGCGCCGTGGCCGTTCTTGACGAAAAGGGACACCCGATCGCTACAAAGAACGGTCACGGCGCAGGTACCAAAAGCGTGCTTGCCTTTGTTGAGAAATATGATGGGGAGATCCTGTATCAGATTGCCGACGATATTTTCCGGGTCCGTATGCTGGTATAA
- a CDS encoding helix-turn-helix transcriptional regulator: MEFSERQARIVEIVKSSSPITGEQIAAKLDLTRATLRPDLTILTMAGILDARPRVGYFLKEQKESSPIMEQLRLLRVGDFKSLPISVRENISIYDAIVTMFTQNVGTLTVVGENQNLKGMVSRKDLLKSALGKTDLQQVPVSIIMTRMPNIIMTTADEPILDAARKLTLHQIDSLPVVEAFIDEKGEERYEVIGRFTKTNVAKIFVQIGTLGKR, translated from the coding sequence TTGGAGTTTTCGGAACGTCAAGCAAGAATTGTCGAAATTGTTAAGAGTTCAAGTCCAATTACTGGGGAACAAATTGCAGCCAAGCTTGATTTGACTCGAGCAACCTTGCGGCCTGATCTAACAATTTTAACCATGGCCGGTATCCTGGATGCCCGGCCTAGGGTGGGCTACTTTTTAAAAGAGCAGAAGGAAAGCTCACCCATTATGGAGCAGCTGCGTCTGCTAAGAGTTGGGGATTTTAAGTCTCTTCCTATTTCGGTCAGAGAAAACATAAGCATCTACGATGCTATCGTCACTATGTTTACCCAAAATGTGGGGACTTTAACGGTCGTAGGAGAAAACCAGAACTTAAAAGGGATGGTTTCCCGAAAGGATCTCCTCAAATCTGCTTTAGGAAAGACAGATCTTCAACAAGTGCCGGTAAGCATTATTATGACTCGGATGCCGAATATAATCATGACTACAGCGGATGAACCCATTCTTGACGCTGCTCGTAAGTTGACTTTACACCAGATTGATTCCCTTCCTGTTGTCGAAGCGTTCATCGATGAGAAGGGTGAAGAACGCTATGAGGTGATCGGTCGATTTACTAAGACGAATGTTGCTAAGATTTTTGTTCAGATCGGGACTCTGGGGAAACGATAG
- a CDS encoding type II toxin-antitoxin system Phd/YefM family antitoxin, whose protein sequence is MPQIIPIKDLKNTSEISQMCQASDEPVFITKNGYGDMVIMSMKLYEEKMFMLDVYGKLIAAEEQITEGKVLDGDTSLKRIREKYNV, encoded by the coding sequence ATGCCCCAAATTATTCCTATTAAGGATTTGAAAAATACAAGCGAAATTTCTCAAATGTGTCAAGCGTCCGATGAGCCGGTCTTTATTACAAAAAACGGTTATGGGGATATGGTTATTATGAGTATGAAACTATATGAAGAAAAAATGTTTATGCTTGATGTTTATGGTAAGCTTATTGCGGCTGAGGAACAAATAACTGAAGGTAAAGTGCTCGACGGGGACACTTCTTTAAAGAGAATTAGAGAAAAATACAATGTATAA
- a CDS encoding LytR/AlgR family response regulator transcription factor, whose amino-acid sequence MLRIAVCDDLLDQLAIIVEYIKDFIEINALDAEVRQFDHPDGLLTACETERFHIYILDIVMPMINGIELGKEIRRLDREGQIIYATTEPSFAFESFSSNPINYLLKPIDKERLFQTLDLAISKVNTAEENIITIKTKDGLRVVKLSSIIFCEYVKHTVLYTLMGGERLTTRTISESFSEHVRPLLSDGRFLQPHSSFVLNMSRVEGFSKDGFVMRGGTVIPIPAKQYPAVRDIYMDYLLAREGCK is encoded by the coding sequence ATGCTTCGCATAGCAGTTTGTGATGACCTGCTTGATCAACTCGCAATCATCGTCGAATATATAAAGGATTTCATAGAAATTAACGCTCTTGATGCCGAGGTTCGCCAGTTTGATCATCCTGATGGATTGCTGACGGCTTGCGAAACGGAGCGGTTCCATATTTATATCCTGGATATTGTGATGCCGATGATTAATGGGATTGAGCTGGGCAAGGAGATTCGCCGACTAGATCGGGAAGGGCAAATTATCTATGCTACCACCGAGCCATCCTTTGCGTTTGAATCATTTTCTTCAAATCCTATTAATTACCTTCTAAAGCCTATAGATAAAGAGCGGCTATTTCAAACTCTGGATCTCGCCATTTCCAAGGTGAATACCGCTGAGGAAAACATCATTACCATCAAAACCAAGGACGGCCTTCGCGTGGTGAAGTTGTCGTCCATTATTTTCTGCGAATACGTGAAGCATACCGTTCTCTATACGCTGATGGGTGGAGAGAGGCTAACCACCCGCACCATCTCGGAAAGCTTTTCCGAGCATGTTCGTCCGCTCCTTTCTGATGGGCGCTTTCTTCAGCCCCATAGTTCGTTTGTGTTGAACATGAGCCGGGTAGAAGGGTTTTCAAAGGATGGATTCGTGATGCGAGGCGGAACGGTAATCCCGATTCCTGCCAAGCAATACCCAGCGGTGAGAGACATCTATATGGACTACCTGCTCGCCAGGGAGGGGTGTAAATGA
- the ppdK gene encoding pyruvate, phosphate dikinase, with product MTKKFVYLFREGQASMKDLLGGKGANLAEMTNIDLPVPPGFTLTTEACNDYYANGRNLPEGIWEQIVPALANIEEATGKKFGDKVNPLLVSVRSGAKFSMPGMMDTILNLGLNDDTVEGLAESTQNARFAYDSYRRFIQMFGNVVLEVEHHEFERILEETKEKQKVSYDSELSAESLKDIVVGYKRLIQRRTGSPFPLDPMQQLEQAILAVFRSWNNDRAIVYRKINEIPDNIGTAVNVQSMVFGNMGNDSGTGVAFTRNPSTGERALYGEYLMNAQGEDVVAGIRTPQPIKSLENENKDIYAQFVEISNRLEEHYRDMQDIEFTIERGRLYILQTRNGKRTAPAAIRVAVELCREGVISKEEAIVRIEPGQLGQLLHRRMDSEAKLEVLAKGLPASPGAASGKIVFDADEAERLGHAGEKVLLVRTETTPDDIHGILAAQGILTSRGGMTSHAAVVARHMGKPAVCGCEALKIDYQNGTLTIAGITYSEGALFSIDGATGRVIKGQVPMIDPELSEEFKELLGWSDEIRSLKVLANADNPRDAQKARDFGAQGIGLCRTEHMFMDPARIPIVQEMILAQSLQEREEALAKLLPMQEEDFYGILKVMQGFPVTIRLLDPPLHEFLPNVEELVVEITKLKMNGENEEELRDKEVLLRKVRALSELNPMLGHRGCRLGITFPEIYAMQARAIFQASSRLVKEGYEIHPEVMIPLVIHVKELEKLRKLTEENAQAVMEEQGVTFAYKVGTMIEVPRAALTADEVAIAADFFSFGTNDLTQTTLGFSRDDAEGKFLPAYLDQNILEHNPFAVLDRNGVGKLMKLGVQLGRTANPDLKVGICGEHGGDPSSIEFCHMIGLNYVSCSPFRVPIARLAAAQAAVINKDQSK from the coding sequence ATGACTAAGAAGTTTGTGTACTTATTCCGTGAAGGTCAGGCTTCCATGAAAGATTTATTAGGAGGAAAAGGGGCTAATTTGGCCGAGATGACGAATATTGACTTGCCTGTACCTCCCGGGTTTACCCTTACGACCGAAGCGTGTAATGATTATTACGCCAATGGCCGCAACCTTCCCGAGGGAATTTGGGAGCAGATCGTACCGGCATTGGCTAATATAGAAGAGGCCACCGGGAAGAAATTTGGTGATAAAGTAAATCCTTTATTGGTTTCTGTACGTTCAGGGGCAAAGTTTTCAATGCCCGGGATGATGGACACAATTCTTAACCTAGGACTTAATGATGATACAGTAGAAGGGCTTGCGGAATCCACCCAAAACGCACGCTTTGCTTATGATAGCTATCGACGCTTTATTCAAATGTTTGGGAATGTGGTTCTCGAAGTTGAGCACCATGAATTTGAAAGAATCCTTGAGGAAACTAAAGAAAAACAAAAGGTGAGCTATGACTCTGAACTCTCTGCTGAGAGCTTAAAAGACATCGTAGTAGGATATAAAAGGCTTATTCAGCGGCGTACGGGCAGTCCTTTCCCCTTAGATCCCATGCAGCAACTTGAGCAAGCAATTCTAGCTGTATTTCGTTCTTGGAATAATGACCGGGCGATTGTCTATCGCAAAATCAATGAAATACCGGATAATATCGGAACGGCTGTGAATGTTCAATCCATGGTTTTTGGAAATATGGGTAATGATTCCGGAACGGGAGTTGCCTTCACCCGTAATCCTTCTACCGGAGAGCGAGCGCTTTATGGTGAGTACTTAATGAATGCCCAAGGAGAGGATGTGGTTGCGGGAATTCGTACTCCGCAACCTATTAAGAGCCTTGAGAATGAAAACAAGGATATCTATGCTCAATTTGTAGAGATATCCAATCGCCTAGAAGAACATTATCGGGATATGCAGGATATCGAATTTACAATCGAACGTGGTCGCCTCTATATCCTACAGACTCGTAACGGGAAACGAACTGCTCCCGCGGCCATTCGCGTTGCTGTAGAGCTGTGCCGGGAAGGGGTAATCTCTAAAGAAGAAGCTATCGTGCGTATCGAGCCCGGCCAATTGGGACAGTTGCTCCACCGGCGGATGGATAGTGAAGCGAAGTTAGAGGTTCTGGCTAAAGGTCTGCCGGCTTCCCCTGGTGCTGCTTCCGGGAAAATCGTCTTCGATGCTGATGAGGCAGAGCGATTAGGTCATGCCGGAGAGAAAGTTCTCTTGGTACGTACCGAGACAACACCTGATGATATTCACGGCATTCTTGCCGCTCAAGGCATCCTGACTAGCCGGGGCGGAATGACCAGTCATGCTGCTGTAGTGGCTCGTCATATGGGGAAACCTGCGGTATGCGGCTGTGAAGCCTTGAAGATTGATTATCAGAATGGCACTTTAACCATTGCTGGGATTACCTACTCAGAAGGTGCTCTTTTCTCTATTGATGGAGCGACAGGTCGAGTAATCAAGGGTCAAGTGCCGATGATTGACCCAGAGCTGAGCGAAGAATTCAAGGAACTCCTGGGATGGTCTGATGAGATTCGCAGCCTTAAGGTACTAGCCAACGCGGATAATCCCCGGGATGCCCAAAAAGCTCGTGACTTTGGAGCTCAAGGCATAGGCCTATGTCGGACAGAGCATATGTTCATGGATCCGGCACGGATTCCCATCGTTCAAGAAATGATCCTTGCGCAAAGTCTTCAGGAAAGAGAAGAAGCCTTGGCGAAGCTCCTGCCTATGCAGGAAGAGGACTTCTATGGCATTCTCAAAGTGATGCAAGGTTTTCCGGTCACTATTCGCCTTCTTGATCCTCCGCTCCATGAGTTCCTTCCGAATGTTGAAGAGCTCGTGGTGGAGATCACCAAGCTTAAAATGAACGGAGAGAATGAAGAAGAGCTCCGTGACAAGGAAGTCCTTTTGAGAAAGGTTAGAGCTCTTTCCGAATTGAATCCAATGCTAGGTCATCGGGGCTGCCGCTTGGGAATCACCTTCCCAGAGATCTATGCTATGCAAGCGCGGGCAATTTTCCAAGCCTCTTCCCGTCTCGTCAAGGAAGGCTATGAGATCCATCCTGAGGTTATGATTCCTCTCGTTATCCATGTAAAAGAACTTGAGAAGCTTCGCAAACTTACTGAGGAAAATGCTCAAGCTGTTATGGAAGAGCAAGGCGTCACCTTCGCCTATAAGGTAGGAACCATGATTGAAGTTCCTAGAGCGGCTTTGACTGCTGACGAAGTGGCCATTGCTGCAGACTTCTTCTCCTTTGGTACCAATGACTTGACCCAGACCACGTTAGGCTTCTCTCGTGATGATGCAGAAGGTAAATTCCTTCCAGCATATCTTGATCAGAACATCTTAGAGCACAATCCCTTTGCTGTCCTCGACCGCAATGGGGTGGGCAAGCTCATGAAGCTGGGAGTTCAGTTGGGACGCACTGCTAACCCAGACTTAAAAGTGGGAATCTGTGGCGAGCATGGTGGAGATCCGTCGTCGATTGAGTTCTGCCATATGATCGGGTTGAATTACGTGTCCTGTTCTCCATTCCGAGTGCCGATTGCTCGGTTGGCTGCAGCCCAGGCCGCTGTTATCAACAAAGACCAATCGAAGTAA